Genomic DNA from Porites lutea chromosome 4, jaPorLute2.1, whole genome shotgun sequence:
CAGAGAAAACATTGACCAGGGCCAGAGCTTCCTTGACTACAATAGATGAGAGGCGGGTGGAGGCGGTCCAGTAATCTCTGATCGTGACGGGTGGGGCTCCAGGGGATCTGATAACTCCCCCCCAAGCGAAGTCTGATGCATCACTCAAGATCTCGAGAACTATGTGTCGTTCACTAGGCCAAGGAAGAGTCCCCTCCCAGGAGTCTAGAAAACGCCAATGCTCAATCTCCTCACGGAGGAGAGAGTGTATCTTTACAGGCCGCGCGGATTTTTTGTAACCAGCAGTAGCTTTAAAAATCTCTCTGCAATATAACTGGGCTGCAGGAACTGCAATGCAAAATGACGTTATCTTTCCAGCCAGTCTCTGAAGAGTTTTAATCGATGAAGATTTGTTGTCCAAGATGGACTCTCTGAGAGCGGCGAACTTGCGCTTCTTGTCTTCTGGGAGGATGAAAGCGCAACGCTGGGAATCAACCAGGAAACCCAGGAACTTAACAATGCGTTTAGGCAACAGAGAGGACTTGGCAAGGCCGATGAAGTACCCGAGGGAGATAAGAACTGCTGCAGCAATAAACGCGGCTGCCTCTGCTAATTCGAAATCTGACCAAGCTGTGGTAGACTTTGGCGATTTCCTACATGTAGTCAATTGTCCAACATGTCGGTCGTCGATATATTGACTACATGGCACGCCCAGAGATCTGATGTAACTAGTGGCCCCCATACCAATAGTGTGGTAAATGTATGCGCTGGCTTTCCACCCGAATGGTATGGTGTGGTATAAATAATACACTCCCTGCCATTGGAGGCCAAAGAATTTCCGACTGTTCTCCGCGAGGCGCACGTGATCATATCCGCTCTTATCATCTATGGTAGTCTGAAAAGAATCTTTACCAACATACCTAGGCAGATTGGAAATATAATCTAGAGTAAAAGGGGAATCCTTTACCCATAGATTCAGAAAACGCTCATCATGACAGAGCCTGGGTTTTGTTGGTTCTACGGTTAATGGCATAACCAGATACGGAGGTGTGCATTCTCCCACCTTTCCCCACATGGAGATGGAACCATTGGCGAGGCGCTGCGAAATAGTGGAGGAGATAAAATCCGTGAACTCCTCACATGATTTGCTGTTAGGGAAACATGCGCTAGGTGGAATGGGGCTATCGTAAAACTTGCCCTGGAAGTCGCCCTTATATGGGGCGAAAAAGGAGTTAACATCAACACCGTCCCTGAGGTAAGACAAGATCTCAGCACGTTTCTCTTGACCTGTAAGTACTTCCTCCCACCGCGTGATGAAATTGTGAATGTTGCCGGCGCGGAAACAAACCGGGTTTCTAAACCTGAGGTCCCTAACCGAAGCTTTAACTGCAAGCTTTGATACTGCTTCAGGCGAGGGCGCCGGGGCTGCAGGACCTGGGGCTACACCTTCCCAGTTGCACCCTTCCACGATGGTAGACCCAGGGTGCACACTGTGATGCGAGATTTTAAGTCTCTTGCAAGGTGactgaaaaaagacaaagaaaacgagacaaaaaaaaaacataagcaaAAAAGTTAACGACCCCGAGGTCGGGCAGCCCCGGAATGCCCTGCCACGAGGACAGAGCATAGAAGGGTATGAGACTACCCCTCCGGGGAGCCGAAAAGTTAAACCCTTGCGAATAATAGAAATTACCCTACaatataaaaaggaaaacgcaagaaaacaaagacaaaacaaaactacatgcactcaataaactttattgaaTCAAACGATCAAGAAACACTATATCACGCACGCTTAAGTGCGGGACAATTGGCAATTCTGTGCCCAGTTTTACGACAATTATAACACCTAGTGGTGTTGAAACCCCTACTAgcgtaattattattgtaactgCCATAACCATACGGAGTGTATCGGCCACGCCCACTCCCCTGTTGGCGAAGATAGCCGGGGGCTCTTGCTGGCGCTGGAAAGGGTGACCCGTGAACTTGGGGGGCAGAAAACAAGTGATCGGACTTTAGGATCTTCTGGATCTGGCCCGCTATCTTTTTGCTTTCATCATCACCCAGCAGCTGGGTGACTACCGCCGGCAGTCGGGGGTCATGTGTTAACGGCCAGCACTGCTTCAAGATAGCCTCGTGTCTTTTGAAATCCACGTGGCCTGCGCTCCTAGACACGTCTGCCAGACTTTCGAGTGCCGCTACAATAGCTGTCCCATCCGAGAGCCCGAGGGGCTGGCCTGCCAACTGGCGCACGCACACTAGCGCCCGGTCCACAGAGTCTGCGCTGACTTGCTTCTCCAGCGTCTCAATCTTAACTGAAAGGGCTGCCACACCAATCTGATTAAGCCATACACAAgagagacaaaaaataaaaacagatctCGTAAACCCAGATCTCGCAAGTAACATAAATAACACCAACAGTAGGAACGCATAACAGCGCGAACATATGCGTTGGCAAAAAATTTCATATAACCGCGCAAACATAATAGCTTGAGAAAGAATTCCATAAACCAGCGCAGCCATAGTCGCTTGCAAAAGTAGCATATAACAGCGCAAAACATATTCGCTGGAAAGAGTTCCACATAACAGCATAAACATATTCGCTCGCTGATAAAAAAGTACCATAACAGCGTAGACATATTATAAGGCGCCATAAACAGCGAAAACATATTCGCTAGCAAAAAGCTACATATAACCCAGCGTAAACACATCCgcttgagaaaaaataacataaataaacatattcgctcgtgaaagtatcataaacagcgtaaacacattcgctcgagaaaaataacataaacagCGAAGACATATTCGCTCGTGAAGGTACCATAAACAGCGTAAACACAGCGAAAACACATTAGCTCGTGGAAGTACCATAGACAGCGCAAACACACtcgcttgagaaaaaaaaacataaaacagcgtaaacatattcgctcgtgaaagtatcaaaaaaaaaaacatcgcaaacacattcgctcgagaaaaaataacataaaacagcgtaaacatattcgctcgtgaaagtaccaaaaaaaaacagcgcaaacacattcgctcgagaaaaaataacataaaacagcgtaaacatattCGCCCGTGAAAGTACCATAAACAGCGTAAACACATTCGCTcgagaaaaataacataaaacagcgtaaacatattcgctcgtgaGAGAACCATGAACAGCGCAAACACATTCGCTcgacaaaaataacataaaaacagcgtaaacatattcgctcgtgaaAGTACTATAAAACAGCGAAAACATATTCGCTCATGAAAAGAGGAGCATAGAACAGCGGAAACACATTCGCTAAAGAAGGAACCATAAACAGCGCAAACCAATTCGCTAGTAAAAGTTACAAAACGGCGAGCACGTGTAAGCTAGCGacaaaaagcgaaacaaaaagctagcgaaaaaatacaaacacAGCGAGATAACACACTTACAGGCTGAGCATCTGCCACCTCTGGAACGGCTTGAATCGGCGCTGGACCTGGATCCTGTGCTGGTGCTGGGGCCGCTAATGGCGCAACTACCGGTGCTGCTTCTACCGGTGCAACTGGAGCTGGTATTACAACTGGTGGAACTACTGGAGCTGGAACCGGTGGGTCTACGGCTGCAACGACGTCTGCTCCAGCAGGAATAACAGGGACGTGAGCCATGGTGAAACgagaaacaaactgaaaacgcAAATTACGGCGCAGCGATGATACCGTACAGGAGGTTTTAACGCACTTAGCTAAACCTCCTCAAACGCCGTGGAAAGGACTTTTGAGGTTATAAAGGACTGACCGCACCGGAATAAGATTATATAGCCAAAAAACGTGTCAAAGGTTGCATAACCATTCTCATGCTAAAATTCCAGGGGTTTGGAGTCACGTAACATGCTGAAATTCACCATTGTTTGAAGGAATCCCTGGTGAGAATAGCATTATTatcaatagagtactaaagtgtgacgtcataaaaatgaaatttctgaaattatggcatttatcaggatattctgaaagaacaatgcccAAGAGGCCTAtctgccaaaaatgagcatttctgggcaaattgtccctgagatcgtagcccagttatgcttagaaaactccatacaaacccttctaaattttttttgggtcgacccaaaaaaaaattagaagggtttgtatggagttttctgattttaaccggctaatatctcagagacaatttgccccgaaatgctcatttttggtaagtaggcctcttggacattgttctttcagaatatcctgacaaatcccataatttcagaaatttcgtttttatgacgtcatcactttagtactctatataCGCGGCCAAATAGAAAATCGGCCTCTTCAAAACACACGCTCAGCTGGCCGCAAAAGACTGACAGCGGGCTGCTAATGCATTATCAGCCCTacagctgattggttcttgCTTCATAATCCGATGGGTTTTAACCAATTAGAGTAAGCCTAGTGTTGACGCGGGAAAACCATTCAGTTGCGAAACTCCGGTTTTGAACTGCAGTTTTTCAGTCGTCGAATCGTCGCCGAGCGAAAACTGAAGTAATGGAAGAAATTAGCAGTCAAAACTCAGATTTGGGGCTAGAGGATCTGGACAAATTAGAAGCAAAAGGTCAGGCGGAAAATACAAAGAGAGCCACTTCGTGGGGGATCAAAAAATTCGAGAAATGGTGCGACAAACGAAAGCTGAAAGTTGACTTCAATTGTGTAACACCGGTTGAGCTAAATGAATTACTGCGGAAATTCTACGCTGAAGTTAAATGGCAAAAAGGCCAACCGCTAACACCAAGTACTCTAACTGGCATTCGAGATGCTATCCATCGACAATTGACTTCAGCTCCGATAAGCAGGAGTATGAACATTATGCAAGACAGCGAATTTCTTTCagcgaacaaaatgtttgaagccAAGTGCAAGCTGTATACAAAAGAGATGAATCCTAAACCCACGCACAAATCTTCGATAGCAGCTGGAGATATGCTGAAGCTTCGTGGTTACTTTTCTGAAGGTCTTGACCCAAATAATTCTTGGGCAGATCCCGAGCGACTTCTACAGTTTGTgtggttttcactttgttttcattttggtcgcCGCGGAAGAGAAGGCTGGCGAGAGCTCTCTAAGCAATCattcggaataaaaacagacgACTCTGGAGCCCGATATGTGACAGAAATACAgacagaacaaacaaagaactatCAAGGAGGGTCGAAGCAAAAGGACCAAGCTTATTCTGATGTACGTATGTACGAGAACTCAACGCCGCTTGATCCGGTGGGTTCATTCGAATTCTACATTAGTCGTCTTCATCCAAGCTGCCAGGCTCTCTTTCAGACCCCTAACCACACTTCAAGAATGCTGAATCAAGATGGTTTCGAAATGAGCCGCTTGGCAAAAACACTTTTGCTAAGCTCATGgaaaacatttcttcaaaagCTGAGTTGTCAGAGAGATACACGAATCACTGCATTCGGGCCTCAACGATAACAGCTTTATATCAACGTGGAGTCGATGCTAAACAGATTTTTGCGATAACGAAGCACAAAGATGAGAGGAGCTTGAGTCACTATATTTCTCAAACTACCAGTGAACAAAAACGGCAATGCTCCAGGCTTTTGCAAGAAGCGTTTCATGGACATCCGCCCACACAAACCTCTCAAGACTCACGTTCGTCAACACATTCCGAAGGCGAAAATACCGGCAGGACTGGAGAAGTCACTTCAGTTTCGCAAACACTGCAGaatcattttctctctttagcCCAGCCATATCCAAACTGCACTCAGCACATTCAGATCGGAACTATGAACGTCTATCATGGGGCAGGCCCTTCTCAACCTACTGATCACTCCGATTGCAAACCTGCCAAACGCCGTCGGATAATTATCGAAAGTGACAGTGAACTGAGtttccgttaactttgtgatgaTTCTGTTACCAGCATAGACATTTTTAAGGTTAACTTTGTGATATGCCTATTATTTATAGacgattttaagcattttttcggtaattttaaATAAGTTCACTGGACTGAGTTGATTCTTTAGTAGCTTGTTCAATCAACACTTACATGATGATTTGAAGTGACTTTGAATTCGTTATTCACTTAGCTTGTATTATTAAAACTCGCATTCTTGATATCATTTGGCcttgtttattgataataatgataatgacatgaCGTTTTTcgggaatattgtttatttgcgcccttgtagtgtcatttgcggcCCTCGCGCGACACTACGCgggcgcaaataaacaatattccctCAAAAAGTCATGTTATTCCCTTATTGTAGGGCAAATTGCCTCTGAGATATTaccccagttatgctctgatgactccatacaaatccttctaattttgacttgggtctaaacgtttagacccaattcaaaattagaaggatttgtatggagtcataaGAGCGTAaatgggctaatatctcagaggcAATTTGCTCCGAAATGCTACTTTTTGGTAAGTAGGCGTCTtagacgttgttctttcagaaaaccttgacaaatcccataatttcccaaatttagtttttatgacgtcatcactttagaactctatAGTAGTCTTAAATTCTTTTCAATGTAACAATGGTTGACAATATCAACACGAAGTTCAAGTCCAAAACTCAGTAATGACAGTCCTGTGAATACAGAAATGGAGAAACCTTTTTTTCAATAGGGTAACTCCTTCAGTTCTTGTACAAGATAAAGACTTTTATCGATAGAGGCCCTATATTATAAACTAAATTGAATAGAAATAATAGTCATAATTAAGAGCAAATAAAAATAGCTATAAAATGTTGTAACTTAAAAATTAAGAATGACTAGGAAAATCATAAAaatccaggggcggatccagggttTTTTCAAAGAGGGGGTTGTAAGTAGGAGATTTCAAGGCAAACGTCCCGGGACTATTGGAGTGGCGGAGGGGaatggggagggggagggtaaTGTTTGAATATGTAGATTTTCTTCATCTGATTTCAGAGGtataaatttgtcaaatgtgaGACACTATTATGGACTAAGAGTACAGTGCAACAACGATGGTTGTTTGTCTCTTTCTTTCCCCAGCTATTCAATCAAACAGACTAGCTTGCAAGAGCTTTCTTGGATGAGCCTTTACCTCGTCTACCTCTCCCTCGAATCTCTCGGAGTAGTACATGGCGATCACTGCGAGATCAGAGAAACGCTCTTCAGACATTGTTGACCTAGAGCAGGTCTTGATTCATTTCATCAGTAAAAACGATCGCTCAGCTTCTGCGATTGTGATCGGTAGGATTTATCATTTGGGGGAGAAGTCCTGAGTGGCCGGAGGCGACAAGCCTCCTAGAGGGACCGGACTCGCTTGACACCCTGTTATTGGCGCGTTTATACTTTGTGTGAAAGCGAAATTGTATTGAGTGAAGGGCCTGtagaacgaagaatattcaTGTGTTATTTTTTGCTCTTAGTTGATGCTTAAAGTACAAGATAACACCAACAGACGAATCGACTGGCCTCTTTTCCATTTACACCAATGGTAACGATATTGTACTATGCGACCCTCAGGGCGCCATTACATGTCGTTGGGGGACCTGTGCCGCTGTTGGCATGATTCGTATCCGTTTGTTTATATTGGACATGAAAAGCATGAAGGCCTGCACGCAGGGAATAAAAATTCATATACATTATAACTCTAAATTTACCCTAAAAATGAACACTAGAAACATTGTAATACAAAGCGTTGGTTCCATCCAGTTGTTCAAGGCAAAGTGTTTACTTAGTTATGTTAAAAGAATATGATAAACATGATAAAGTTAAACATACACTTAATTCTACCACTGACACATATTTTGACCAAGGGGAATGCATGAATGCTGCCATCGGGGCGCCATCTCTGATCAGACCTTTGTCAAACGCTCCATTTAATTGGCCATTTAGTCTTGGACTACCATGGAAGCATGAAAATAAACCACTACATCCATACATGTACACAATCAAGAGGCCCAAATCAGAAGGAAAGTAAGGCAAATATCACTCAATAAAGAATAAACACTGAATATGGAGCACTATTTTTTGGTTCGCTCCACCCATTCTTTGATAATACAAAATAATAgctaacaataatatttttaaattctctCCTTGAGACATATAGTTATGAatgtattttaaacttttttaggtttATTCTGTGACCTCACAGTCAATATTAACTATTAATCTACTACCATTTAATAGTCCACTTATCATTTCGTTCCTGACTCTCTTAAAGTAGCAATGAgctaacctggtctaacctaGAATGGGTTAACTCTGAATTTAGTGTATATACAGACTGACAATATTACTACAACAAATTTAAATCTGTTAATTTAAGACTGATAACTCGGCCCTTTTGACACATTCTAAACCCAATTAGCAGCAGTCAAACAGTCACAACAAATATTGTTAAGAAGTCTATAAGTTGATTCCTGTTAATAAGGACTCTGAGGGGACCGCAGAAAGAGCCTGTACTAATGGGATGTTCATATTAATAGGTCATGTTAGTCTATTTAACAGGACCCAGacacaaaagaaataaaacaggacATTAGCAATGTCAAGCTTAAGATCTCTCACTTGCACAAAGCTACTATTCCATGGGCTATGTCTGTAGACAGACTTTCAAAAGTCATTTTATCATTATTCGATCAAAACAGATGACTAATATTTTACTAAAATAGTCAGAAATAGTGTCTAGACGACATCTTATTATGTCTACTGACTGTGGTGAGTGTGACCATCAACATGCTATTATCCGAAGGTTTTTACCTTCGGAAAAAGTAGGGCTTATTACAGCACTCAGCTAATAAAGAAGGGTACTTATTACTGAGATTAACTGTAGTGTTTTTGAGAATGTGTTATTGGACAATAAAATATTGTATGTACATGAGTATGGGTATCGTTAAAGAGGGGTTCGACTGCAATATAGGACACTTAACGCTGTCTTAATACAGTGAAGCATTCCTGAACTTTGTTAAGAGGCATAATTGCAAGGGTTGTTTAACGGACTCATTTTCGCTATATTGTTGTTTCTATGGAATCCACACAATTTTGATGGGAAATGCAAATCTTGTGCAAATTGACTGCTGTGAATGTTGAACAGCCAGTAGTTTGAGCAGGCCATTCTATACTTCGCTAAAGCAGCTAATTCACCATTCCATACCACTGCGTTCATTTAAGACCTGAATAAGTGCTTAGGTGGCTGGAAGTCAAATGATGTGTAGAAGAGAAGATAACCAGCTGACGTCTGTAGAAATACAAAAATCACAATGTATGTTTGCTtaatattaaaaagtcaaaTCAAATCTAATGAggaattttcttccttttcttttctttttctttcctagTATTAGAGATGCTATTGAGAGATATTAAGCCATACATTATGTTTATAACCCATTCATTACATGTACACTTTGATCATATTCAAATGCTAATTTGCTCTTGCGTAACTATTAACAAGACTGAGGTCCATACTCTGTGAGTTATGGACTGAAAAATGAGATACTGCAAACTAACATTATCGttagtagactgcaaaacagtcggttttttcctcaaaatcagtaaagaaatcagTAAAGCgcggcgtaagagtcttacacGCGcaaagcgcgcgagcctcacacgcccgtagggcgtgtgaggcgagagaagtatttttagtatttttagcgtctctcctcagtctcgctctctgttttccgcctcgttccagacctatTGTTTGACTGCTAGCGCGTACTtaaatacgcaaaaatacggactgttttgcagtctatatcGTTCGGGGAAGAGGTTACCAACAATCTGTTTACACAATCACTATTCTCACATGCTAAATGCAATTTTTCTGTTATGCAAATGCATCAGCAGTCTATTTGCAAGACCTCAGCACAGTGTGGGTCAGACTTGAAAGGACTCAAGCAGGTTATACATTAGAAACTGTCCACTCGACCAAAATTGACTAATAACATCAAAGTTCCCTAGATTTCAAAGTATGTCATCCTCATTCTCCGCACATCTTGGCAGCTCCTCTTCTAAAACTTTCCTCGTGTGAACTATCCTGCCGGCTACACAGACTATAATGTGAAATGCGGTGGATAggagaatataaaaaaatatcaaatatgTATTTTCTACACATAAACAAGCTCCACACCGGGGGGGGGGCTAACAGTCTTACCACAACACCATTTGGAGACATCTCTGTAACATACTGGTCATCAAACTTGTACCATTTCTTGTCATAAACGTTCTTGGCAAATGCTGTGTAGTGACCACCATGCATTGTCCCATAGTGATTTGATACCGCATGCAAATTGTAGCGAAGTGTGGACTTTGGACCCACGACATAGTTTGACATGTCAAGGTTTGACATGGGGAAGGACACACTTGTCTGGAGTTTCTGTCTCCACATTCCTTCATACTGGAAGCTAATAATTGAAAACGTGAACAAATGTTAATGTTAAAGTAAAAAACTGTTAACAGCGATAGGAACAGGTGCAAGGGGATCTGGGCACAAGCAACCCACAGAACCATAATGTAATAAATTAACTATGCTTCTTGTCTTCCCATGCCTCATGAGGCTCTTTCGTGTGGTGGCACAAACGTTTTCCTGGAGTTCATGGCTTCTATAGCAGGGCACATCAACCAACCCTGTACCTCCTCTTGGCTTGAGAATTTTTCCAAGATGTTGAATATGGGTGTCTAAAAACCCAGCATGGCTAAAAGAAGCGCAAAAATATTTGGACACAAAgtctaaatgaagatatgaccGTCACAGTTGTAATTGCGATCAGTTTTAAGCGATTGCAAATTAAGgcaaaaattttaaagtttcCACAGGATTTG
This window encodes:
- the LOC140934407 gene encoding uncharacterized protein; translation: MEEISSQNSDLGLEDLDKLEAKGQAENTKRATSWGIKKFEKWCDKRKLKVDFNCVTPVELNELLRKFYAEVKWQKGQPLTPSTLTGIRDAIHRQLTSAPISRSMNIMQDSEFLSANKMFEAKCKLYTKEMNPKPTHKSSIAAGDMLKLRGYFSEGLDPNNSWADPERLLQFVWFSLCFHFGRRGREGWRELSKQSFGIKTDDSGARYVTEIQTEQTKNYQGGSKQKDQAYSDVRMYENSTPLDPVGSFEFYISRLHPSCQALFQTPNHTSRMLNQDGFEMSRLAKTLLLSSWKTFLQKLSCQRDTRITAFGPQR